Proteins encoded together in one Lysinibacillus sp. FSL K6-0232 window:
- a CDS encoding protein arginine kinase produces the protein MMIESFLERATPTWMRVEDDYSDIVISTRIRLARNLDGYRFPLVFSENEALQVEQAVTHAISDSSNLQHDYAYFAIKDLTPLQRQILVEKHLISPQLAKKEKVGSILLSEDESVSIMVNEEDHLRIQCMTASFQLQRAYEQANKIDRILEKSLPYAFRDTFGYLTSCPTNIGTGLRASVMMHLPALTLTGQMNQIINAMTRLGMTVRGIYGEGSENLGNVYQVSNQITLGKTEEDILADIQSVAEKIIQKERHARGKLMEKANLALEDRVYRALGTLTHARILTSEEAATCLSNVRLGVDLQLIKGISATALNECVVSMQPAFLQHYAGEALPPAERDRVRAKMLREALLAQQYTNKPMNGGKGEDLYDV, from the coding sequence ATGATGATTGAATCGTTTTTAGAGCGTGCGACCCCAACGTGGATGCGTGTTGAGGACGATTATTCAGATATTGTCATTAGCACACGAATTCGCCTTGCTCGAAATTTAGATGGTTATCGCTTCCCACTTGTTTTCTCTGAGAACGAGGCATTACAGGTGGAGCAAGCAGTTACACATGCTATAAGCGATAGCTCAAATCTTCAACATGATTATGCATATTTTGCAATAAAAGATTTAACACCATTGCAACGTCAAATTCTTGTCGAGAAGCATTTAATTAGTCCACAGCTTGCTAAAAAGGAGAAGGTGGGCTCCATTCTTCTCTCTGAAGATGAATCCGTTAGCATTATGGTGAATGAAGAGGACCATTTACGCATCCAGTGTATGACAGCAAGTTTTCAGCTTCAACGTGCCTATGAACAGGCAAATAAAATTGATCGTATTTTAGAAAAATCTTTACCATATGCATTTCGAGATACCTTTGGTTATTTAACAAGCTGTCCAACCAATATTGGTACGGGGCTTCGAGCATCCGTGATGATGCATCTACCTGCGCTTACACTAACTGGGCAGATGAATCAAATTATTAATGCCATGACACGTCTAGGTATGACGGTAAGAGGCATATATGGTGAAGGAAGCGAAAATTTAGGAAATGTTTATCAAGTGTCTAACCAAATTACACTTGGCAAGACAGAAGAGGATATTTTAGCAGATATACAAAGTGTTGCTGAAAAAATTATACAAAAAGAACGGCATGCAAGAGGTAAGTTGATGGAAAAGGCAAACCTTGCCTTAGAGGATCGAGTTTATCGAGCTTTAGGAACACTTACACATGCAAGGATTTTAACAAGTGAGGAGGCAGCAACTTGTCTATCCAATGTCCGTTTAGGTGTAGATTTACAGTTGATTAAAGGGATTTCAGCAACAGCTTTAAATGAATGTGTTGTAAGTATGCAACCAGCATTTTTACAACATTATGCAGGTGAGGCACTACCACCTGCTGAACGCGACCGTGTACGAGCGAAAATGCTGCGAGAAGCACTGTTAGCTCAACAATATACGAATAAGCCTATGAATGGTGGAAAAGGAGAGGATTTATATGATGTTTAA
- a CDS encoding UvrB/UvrC motif-containing protein → MICEHCQQRNATVTVTQVQNGQKVEHHYCDVCASQFHPFHAEFKQEPISIQQLLSNWFGSPTWQKVGEKQQTPPPQQTCPQCGFTYKQFLKEGKFGCPSCYDAFNEHLPKLFNRIQAGPQHIGKMPGAHSNVYVIKKQIEDIRKRMKLAVDEEQFEEAAKLRDEVKELEKQLQFEGGDVS, encoded by the coding sequence ATGATATGCGAACATTGTCAACAACGTAATGCAACAGTTACTGTAACACAAGTTCAAAATGGGCAAAAGGTGGAGCACCATTATTGTGACGTCTGCGCCTCACAATTCCATCCATTTCATGCAGAATTTAAACAAGAGCCTATCTCCATTCAACAGCTATTGTCTAACTGGTTTGGCTCACCGACATGGCAGAAGGTGGGGGAAAAGCAGCAGACGCCACCACCACAGCAAACTTGCCCACAATGTGGCTTTACCTATAAGCAATTTTTAAAAGAAGGTAAATTTGGCTGCCCAAGCTGTTATGACGCCTTTAACGAGCATTTACCGAAGCTTTTTAATCGTATACAGGCAGGCCCACAACATATTGGGAAAATGCCCGGCGCACATAGCAATGTATATGTTATTAAAAAGCAAATTGAAGATATTCGAAAACGGATGAAATTAGCCGTAGATGAAGAGCAATTTGAAGAGGCAGCAAAGCTTCGAGATGAAGTGAAGGAGCTTGAGAAGCAACTACAATTTGAAGGTGGTGATGTGTCATGA
- a CDS encoding CtsR family transcriptional regulator, producing the protein MRNISDIIEGYLKQVLELGGEGHIEIKRSEIADKFQCVPSQINYVINTRFTAERGYLVESKRGGGGYIRILRVRANSHIDLIDDVLKQIEDGASQTMAEDLIYRLIDEQVISKREAKLMLAAIDRSTIDLHLPLRDSIRAKILRAMLTTIKYEQQK; encoded by the coding sequence ATGCGTAATATATCAGACATCATAGAAGGTTACTTAAAGCAGGTACTTGAATTAGGTGGGGAAGGGCATATTGAAATAAAGCGTAGTGAAATTGCTGATAAATTTCAATGTGTACCATCACAAATAAATTATGTTATTAACACAAGATTTACTGCTGAGCGGGGTTACCTTGTTGAGAGCAAACGTGGTGGTGGTGGATACATTCGAATTTTACGTGTCCGTGCGAATTCACATATTGATTTGATTGACGATGTTCTTAAGCAAATTGAGGATGGAGCATCGCAAACGATGGCAGAAGATTTAATTTATCGGCTTATTGATGAGCAGGTAATTTCAAAACGAGAAGCGAAATTAATGTTAGCAGCAATTGATCGCTCAACAATTGATTTACATCTTCCGTTAAGAGATAGCATTCGGGCTAAAATCTTACGAGCGATGCTGACAACAATAAAATACGAACAACAAAAATAG
- a CDS encoding DUF4870 domain-containing protein produces MESKWSKVIIHASAFFAPWLVPIIFFLISSDEEVKAISIQALLFQIVMAVLLTIAGVLSFVLIGLPFLIIFGIMVFIVPIIGIVKALSDEPWRYPIVGRWV; encoded by the coding sequence ATGGAGAGTAAATGGTCTAAAGTCATCATACACGCAAGTGCATTTTTTGCGCCATGGTTAGTACCGATTATCTTTTTCCTAATTAGCTCAGATGAGGAAGTAAAGGCTATTTCCATTCAGGCATTGTTGTTCCAAATTGTGATGGCTGTGTTACTAACCATTGCTGGTGTATTAAGCTTTGTCTTAATAGGCTTACCGTTTTTAATTATTTTCGGTATTATGGTATTTATTGTACCAATTATCGGTATTGTAAAAGCCTTGTCTGATGAGCCTTGGCGTTATCCAATTGTAGGTCGTTGGGTATAA
- a CDS encoding class I SAM-dependent methyltransferase, giving the protein MEFNSTLANEYEKGIRRTLPSYDAMLRLIQTFYYSALPEKAELLIVGAGSGNEILQLAEQRPHWSFVGIDPSESMLHVAKERLKSLSNAISFHQGTILNTTLPSMQYDAASCVLVLHFIQDYKEKLTTLTAVARYLKPGAPFVLVSKYGQQGTVETELQFDLWRAYWLQHTKLSAKDVAEMEKSIRALSFMREEEIVTLLQQAGFTKPSRFFATTLFGGWVCFKEEH; this is encoded by the coding sequence ATGGAATTTAACAGCACATTAGCAAATGAATATGAAAAAGGGATTCGACGTACACTCCCAAGCTATGATGCAATGCTTCGTTTAATACAAACCTTTTACTACTCTGCATTACCTGAAAAAGCTGAGCTATTAATTGTAGGAGCAGGAAGCGGCAACGAAATTTTACAGCTTGCTGAACAAAGACCTCATTGGTCCTTTGTTGGCATTGATCCATCTGAATCTATGCTTCATGTGGCAAAGGAACGTTTGAAATCTTTATCAAATGCAATATCATTCCATCAAGGTACAATACTCAATACCACATTACCTTCCATGCAGTATGATGCAGCTAGCTGTGTACTCGTCCTTCATTTTATTCAGGACTATAAAGAAAAGCTAACTACATTAACAGCAGTAGCACGTTATTTAAAGCCTGGCGCACCATTTGTTCTTGTTTCAAAGTATGGACAACAAGGTACAGTAGAAACAGAGCTACAATTTGATTTATGGCGTGCCTATTGGTTACAGCATACAAAGCTATCTGCCAAAGATGTAGCAGAGATGGAAAAATCCATCCGTGCTCTATCATTTATGAGGGAGGAAGAGATTGTAACATTGCTTCAGCAAGCAGGCTTTACAAAACCTTCTAGATTTTTTGCCACTACTTTATTTGGTGGTTGGGTATGCTTTAAAGAGGAACATTAA
- the corA gene encoding magnesium/cobalt transporter CorA: MIRTIGITKQQQLLKDFPLEVIRQQEFEWYWVDFNCPTIEEESLLETFFHFHPLAIEDCLLRLQRPKLDFYDDFHFFVIHRLNEETLAAEEVNIFTSNKFIVTFHKNPAPEIDKVQKMMEQQSKNWERGTIYLTYQTIDKIVDSYFPLVYKIEDHLNALEDELTYQSNVNAMKIVFEFRSDLLDLRRTILPMRDLLYRVLNSYRFSLDKSERAYFGDIYDHLLKLTEMVESNRELTADMRDSYMAMSSSRMNGIMMTLTIVSTIFIPLTFIAGVYGMNFDNMPELHGRYSYFIVLGIMIITAILMLIVFKLKGWFKLFKP; this comes from the coding sequence GTGATACGCACCATTGGAATTACAAAACAACAACAATTACTTAAAGACTTCCCGCTGGAGGTCATCCGACAACAAGAGTTTGAATGGTATTGGGTTGATTTTAATTGCCCTACCATTGAGGAAGAATCATTATTAGAAACATTCTTTCATTTCCATCCACTCGCTATTGAAGATTGCTTACTGCGGTTACAGCGTCCAAAGCTTGACTTTTATGACGACTTTCATTTTTTTGTTATTCATCGACTCAATGAAGAAACATTAGCTGCTGAGGAGGTCAATATTTTCACTTCCAATAAATTCATTGTGACATTCCATAAAAATCCTGCTCCTGAAATCGATAAGGTGCAAAAGATGATGGAACAACAGTCAAAAAACTGGGAACGTGGAACAATTTACTTAACATATCAAACAATCGATAAAATCGTTGATAGTTATTTCCCACTTGTTTATAAAATTGAGGATCACTTAAATGCACTTGAAGACGAGCTTACATATCAAAGCAATGTAAATGCCATGAAGATTGTCTTTGAATTCCGCAGTGACTTGCTCGATTTAAGACGTACTATTTTACCAATGCGTGACCTTTTATATCGGGTATTGAATTCTTATCGATTTTCACTAGATAAATCTGAGAGAGCTTATTTTGGAGATATCTACGATCATCTACTTAAACTAACAGAGATGGTGGAATCTAATCGAGAGCTGACTGCGGATATGCGTGATAGTTATATGGCTATGAGCTCAAGTCGCATGAACGGCATTATGATGACACTAACCATTGTTTCAACAATCTTTATCCCTTTAACATTTATTGCTGGCGTTTATGGCATGAATTTTGATAATATGCCTGAGCTACATGGGCGATATAGCTACTTTATTGTACTTGGTATTATGATTATTACCGCAATCTTAATGCTCATTGTCTTTAAGCTAAAAGGCTGGTTTAAATTATTTAAACCTTAA
- a CDS encoding globin-coupled sensor protein, producing the protein MSWFTKNSSPSYSVVLTPENFKGTVQLEVSNHPILQKQLQLLNLTIEDLAIIKQLQPLAKDLIPTMVEQFYAAISLSQDLLDIINRTSHIDRLKITLHKHLSDIFESHINSAYIHERKAIAEAHVRIGLQSKWYIASFQSLTTTFANFVNDLDISKHDAIRAINAFSKIINLEQQLVIEAYEKEEERIRKATDEMKHALVTTIQSTAEELNSISEETAASLLVISSQTDDIAVATKQGLNFVADTQEKSRRGQQQLQEQNNLIQVILQSVNSLDVTMTQLRTSSQKISEIVGLVTGIADQTNLLALNASIEAARAGEHGKGFAVVAEEVRKLAEETKNAVQNVSHLIKETESNITTMSNSVLNVDEKIQHSVATQGNLSKSFNDIADAVAGIQQQYMNTSRDISAISNLITELSQGATLVSSSSDSLINVVNELNI; encoded by the coding sequence ATGAGTTGGTTTACAAAAAATAGTAGTCCAAGCTACTCAGTTGTTTTAACGCCTGAAAATTTTAAGGGGACTGTACAATTGGAGGTTTCCAACCATCCAATTCTTCAAAAACAATTACAGCTTTTAAATTTAACAATTGAGGATTTAGCGATTATTAAGCAATTACAGCCATTAGCAAAAGACTTGATTCCAACAATGGTGGAGCAATTTTACGCAGCGATTAGTTTAAGTCAAGATTTACTTGATATTATTAATCGAACATCCCATATTGATCGTTTAAAAATTACACTTCATAAGCATTTAAGTGATATTTTTGAAAGCCATATTAACAGCGCTTACATTCATGAACGAAAAGCTATTGCCGAGGCTCACGTTCGAATTGGCTTGCAATCAAAATGGTATATTGCATCCTTCCAATCACTCACTACCACATTTGCAAATTTTGTGAATGACCTTGATATTTCAAAGCATGATGCAATCCGTGCTATTAATGCTTTTAGTAAAATTATTAATTTAGAGCAGCAGCTTGTTATCGAGGCATATGAAAAAGAAGAAGAGCGTATTCGCAAAGCGACAGATGAAATGAAACATGCCCTTGTCACAACTATTCAAAGTACGGCTGAGGAGTTGAACTCGATTAGTGAGGAAACAGCAGCCTCATTATTAGTGATTTCCTCTCAAACAGATGATATTGCAGTGGCAACAAAGCAGGGCTTAAACTTCGTTGCAGATACACAGGAAAAGTCAAGACGTGGGCAACAACAGTTGCAAGAACAAAATAATTTAATACAAGTTATTTTACAAAGCGTTAATAGCCTTGACGTGACAATGACCCAGCTGCGTACATCCTCTCAAAAGATTTCTGAAATTGTTGGGCTTGTCACAGGCATTGCCGATCAAACAAATCTATTAGCCTTAAACGCATCTATTGAAGCGGCTCGTGCAGGAGAACATGGCAAAGGCTTCGCAGTTGTAGCAGAGGAAGTTCGCAAGCTTGCAGAAGAAACAAAAAATGCCGTACAAAATGTTTCGCATCTTATTAAAGAAACTGAAAGCAATATTACAACAATGTCGAATTCTGTGCTAAATGTTGATGAAAAAATTCAACATAGTGTTGCTACCCAAGGAAATTTATCGAAATCGTTTAATGATATTGCTGACGCTGTCGCAGGTATTCAACAGCAATATATGAATACATCGAGGGATATTTCAGCGATTTCTAATTTAATTACTGAGCTATCACAAGGGGCTACACTTGTTTCTTCATCATCTGATTCACTGATTAATGTAGTCAATGAACTAAATATCTAG
- a CDS encoding acyl-CoA thioesterase has translation MTNNAVPMSQSRTVQSRLVLPPDTNYHNSIFGGRVLAYIDEIAAITAMKHAKGQVVTASIDSVDFLSAAHVGDILEIESIVSSTGRSSMEVYVRVISRNIETGEEKLTTESFVTMVAVDEKGKPTPVPAIYPETDEEKRLFETGPARREHRKQKRALPH, from the coding sequence ATGACAAACAACGCTGTACCCATGAGCCAATCACGTACGGTTCAATCACGTCTCGTATTACCTCCAGATACAAATTACCACAACTCCATTTTTGGTGGAAGAGTGTTAGCCTATATTGATGAAATTGCTGCTATTACAGCAATGAAGCATGCAAAAGGACAGGTAGTAACAGCTTCAATTGATTCAGTTGACTTTTTATCCGCAGCACATGTAGGAGATATTCTTGAAATAGAAAGTATTGTATCCTCTACTGGACGTTCTTCCATGGAGGTTTATGTGCGCGTTATTTCTCGCAATATAGAAACGGGAGAAGAAAAGCTAACAACAGAATCATTTGTAACGATGGTGGCAGTAGACGAAAAAGGAAAACCAACACCAGTGCCTGCTATTTATCCTGAAACAGATGAGGAGAAGCGCTTATTTGAAACAGGGCCAGCAAGACGCGAGCACCGTAAACAAAAGCGTGCTTTGCCTCATTAA
- a CDS encoding aldehyde dehydrogenase family protein, protein MKETKLWIDGQWQATEDSYKLISPYSGDVVAHVAKASIQDVERAIEGAQRTFQTFKKTTAYERAEILYRVVDIMRQRKEEFAEILALEAGKPLTAGLAEVERTIATYQFAAEGAKQAKGETVPMDAAPGAGDYIGWTKREPLGVISAITPFNFPFNLVAHKLGPAFAVGNTVVLKPATQTPLSALTMAEIFKEAGLPDGALQIVTGSGGELSDTLITHPYVKKVTFTGSGKVGLGIKEKVGLRKVTLELGSNAAVIVEPSTPIDKVIKRCVGGAFNFAGQVCISLQRIYVHASIIDEFTKAFVEETKKLVVGDPFDKNTDVSAMIHPNEIERIKGWIEEAQAQGAVMATGGVFTERTLTPTVMTNVKADMKIICQETFAPIVSIVSYETLDDAIRLVNNSDLGLNAGIYTNILSDALYAAEELQAGAVIINDIPTFRVDNMPYGGVKMSGYGREGIKWAIEEMTDMKFVTMKKSF, encoded by the coding sequence ATGAAGGAAACAAAACTATGGATAGATGGTCAATGGCAGGCTACGGAGGATAGCTATAAGCTAATATCTCCATATAGTGGAGATGTTGTTGCCCACGTAGCAAAGGCATCCATTCAAGATGTGGAGAGAGCTATCGAAGGTGCACAACGGACATTTCAAACATTTAAAAAGACAACAGCCTATGAGCGTGCCGAAATATTATATAGAGTAGTCGACATTATGCGACAACGCAAAGAGGAGTTTGCAGAGATTTTAGCATTAGAGGCAGGGAAACCTTTAACGGCAGGATTAGCTGAAGTTGAACGTACCATTGCAACATATCAATTTGCGGCAGAAGGTGCTAAGCAAGCGAAAGGTGAAACTGTACCAATGGATGCAGCACCGGGAGCAGGAGATTATATTGGCTGGACAAAGCGAGAGCCATTAGGTGTTATTTCAGCTATTACGCCATTTAATTTTCCATTTAATTTAGTAGCGCATAAATTAGGTCCAGCATTTGCAGTAGGGAATACAGTTGTGTTAAAGCCAGCGACACAAACGCCATTAAGTGCCCTGACAATGGCAGAGATTTTTAAAGAGGCAGGCTTACCAGATGGTGCGTTACAAATAGTGACAGGCAGTGGTGGTGAATTAAGTGATACGCTTATTACACATCCATATGTTAAAAAGGTAACATTTACAGGTAGCGGTAAGGTTGGCTTAGGTATAAAAGAAAAAGTAGGCTTGCGGAAGGTAACATTAGAGCTTGGCTCCAACGCAGCAGTAATTGTTGAACCATCGACACCAATCGATAAAGTTATTAAACGCTGTGTAGGTGGGGCATTTAACTTTGCCGGACAAGTATGTATTTCATTACAGCGCATTTATGTACACGCCTCGATTATTGATGAATTTACAAAAGCGTTTGTAGAAGAAACTAAAAAGCTTGTCGTAGGTGATCCATTCGATAAAAATACGGATGTTAGTGCCATGATCCATCCAAACGAGATTGAACGAATAAAGGGATGGATTGAGGAGGCTCAAGCACAAGGTGCTGTTATGGCAACAGGTGGTGTCTTTACGGAGCGTACTTTAACGCCAACTGTTATGACAAATGTAAAGGCGGATATGAAAATTATTTGTCAGGAAACATTCGCACCAATCGTGTCAATTGTTTCATATGAAACATTAGACGACGCTATTCGACTTGTTAATAACTCAGACCTTGGCTTAAATGCAGGAATTTACACGAATATACTATCAGACGCTCTATACGCAGCAGAGGAGCTACAGGCAGGTGCTGTCATTATTAATGATATTCCAACCTTTAGGGTAGACAATATGCCGTACGGTGGTGTAAAGATGAGTGGTTATGGACGCGAAGGTATTAAATGGGCGATTGAGGAAATGACAGATATGAAATTTGTTACGATGAAAAAGTCGTTCTAA
- a CDS encoding DUF4003 family protein, with protein sequence MDYVMIENQLTNTVENISKAAGWTVDRKIILAIASTFLASGKTFDADKYKAVLQEMKKQSSWMSPLRTTVGYSIAANLMEQEDAEKAVKDLLTNVNILKEAKFRSGNFSFIGAQFLTENEYEKKTHAQKARALFDAIRKHHPFLTSYEDIPYAILLSSPSDDIELRADTMNRYYKELRTYRFTTGNDLQWLSQVLTLLSPQYDHQLVASVVAIRDTFKKQQTKVKTMHYPLLGFLAILDLNQTQLQDIIDLYHELKSLKLLKWHREFVLFMAVQIAIYDIANVQQSLSMTMMASIELLIQAQQAAMMAAVSAAAIASNSSSS encoded by the coding sequence ATGGATTACGTGATGATTGAAAATCAATTGACAAATACAGTTGAGAATATATCAAAAGCTGCTGGTTGGACAGTTGATCGCAAGATTATTTTAGCCATTGCTAGTACATTTCTAGCTTCAGGAAAAACATTTGATGCAGATAAGTATAAAGCAGTATTGCAGGAAATGAAGAAGCAGAGCTCATGGATGTCCCCTTTACGAACAACGGTTGGCTATAGCATCGCTGCAAATTTAATGGAGCAGGAGGATGCAGAAAAGGCAGTTAAGGATTTATTAACAAATGTAAATATTTTAAAAGAGGCAAAATTCAGAAGTGGCAATTTTAGCTTTATTGGTGCACAGTTTTTAACGGAGAACGAATATGAGAAAAAGACGCATGCTCAAAAGGCTAGAGCTTTATTTGATGCAATTCGTAAGCATCATCCATTTTTAACATCTTATGAGGACATTCCTTATGCGATTTTATTGAGCAGTCCATCTGACGATATTGAGCTACGCGCAGATACAATGAATCGTTACTATAAAGAATTACGAACATATAGATTTACAACTGGTAATGACCTGCAATGGCTTTCACAAGTTTTAACGCTGCTATCTCCGCAATATGATCATCAGCTAGTAGCAAGCGTTGTAGCGATCCGTGATACATTCAAAAAACAACAGACAAAAGTAAAGACTATGCATTACCCTCTACTTGGATTTTTAGCAATACTTGATCTTAATCAAACACAGCTTCAGGATATTATTGACTTGTACCATGAATTAAAGAGTTTAAAATTATTAAAATGGCATCGTGAGTTCGTGCTCTTTATGGCTGTGCAAATTGCTATTTACGATATAGCAAATGTACAACAATCGTTGTCGATGACAATGATGGCCTCCATAGAATTATTAATTCAGGCACAGCAAGCAGCGATGATGGCAGCAGTTAGTGCAGCCGCCATAGCATCTAATTCTAGTTCTTCATGA
- a CDS encoding DUF779 domain-containing protein, producing the protein MVERVLATAEALALIDSLKEKHGPIIFHQSGGCCDGSSPMCYPEGELLLGDQDVCLGEIGGTPFYMHKNQYDYWKHTQIILDVVDGRGGMFSLEGVEGKRFLTRSRAFSSEELQELGLIE; encoded by the coding sequence GTGGTTGAACGAGTATTAGCTACAGCAGAAGCACTGGCACTAATCGATTCATTAAAAGAAAAGCATGGTCCTATTATATTTCATCAATCTGGAGGCTGCTGTGATGGCTCATCACCAATGTGTTATCCAGAGGGTGAATTACTATTAGGCGATCAGGATGTATGCCTTGGGGAAATAGGCGGTACGCCCTTCTATATGCATAAAAATCAATATGATTACTGGAAGCATACCCAAATTATTTTAGATGTTGTTGATGGCAGGGGTGGAATGTTTTCATTAGAGGGTGTAGAAGGGAAACGCTTTTTAACAAGATCGAGGGCATTTTCATCAGAGGAGCTACAAGAGCTAGGGTTAATTGAATAA
- the adh gene encoding aldehyde dehydrogenase has protein sequence MVYAFPNTEGSVVQFKEKYDNYIGGEWTPPVKGQYFDNVTPVTGQVFTQIARSTAEDIELAVDAAHAAKEAWGTTSPTERANILLKIADRIEQNLEKLAVAETWDNGKAVRETLNADIPLAIDHFRYFAGALRAQDGSISQIDNDTVAYHFHEPIGVVGQIIPWNFPILMATWKLAPALAAGNCVVLKPAEQTPASILVLLELIEDLLPPGVLNVVNGFGLEAGKPLASNPRIGKIAFTGETTTGRLIMQYASQNLIPVTLELGGKSPNIFFEDIMDEDDSFLDKAVEGFVLFALNQGEVCTCPSRALIQESIYDKFMERVLQRVEAIKVGNPLDPNTMMGAQASSEQMEKILSYLDIGKQEGAECLIGGEKNNVGEGFENGYYIKPTVFKGHNKMRIFQEEIFGPVVAVTTFKTKEEALEIANDTLYGLGSGIWTRDMNTAYRFGRGIEAGRVWTNCYHAYPAHAAFGGYKMSGVGRENHKMMLAHYQQTKNLLVSYSENKLGFF, from the coding sequence ATGGTTTATGCATTTCCAAACACTGAAGGATCGGTAGTTCAATTCAAAGAGAAGTATGACAATTATATTGGTGGCGAATGGACACCCCCAGTGAAAGGTCAATACTTTGATAATGTTACTCCTGTTACCGGACAAGTTTTTACACAAATAGCACGTTCCACAGCTGAGGATATTGAACTCGCAGTTGATGCAGCTCATGCAGCTAAAGAGGCATGGGGAACAACGTCACCGACAGAGCGTGCAAACATTTTACTTAAAATTGCAGACCGTATTGAGCAAAATTTAGAAAAGCTAGCCGTTGCCGAAACATGGGATAATGGTAAAGCAGTACGTGAAACATTAAATGCAGATATTCCTCTTGCGATTGATCATTTCCGTTATTTTGCTGGTGCTTTACGTGCCCAAGATGGTTCAATAAGCCAAATTGATAACGATACAGTTGCCTATCATTTCCATGAGCCAATTGGAGTAGTAGGTCAAATTATTCCATGGAACTTCCCAATTTTAATGGCTACGTGGAAGCTTGCACCAGCGCTTGCGGCTGGAAATTGTGTTGTATTAAAACCAGCAGAACAAACACCAGCATCGATTTTGGTGCTGTTAGAGTTAATAGAAGATTTATTACCACCGGGTGTCTTAAACGTTGTCAATGGATTTGGCTTAGAGGCTGGGAAGCCGCTTGCATCTAATCCACGTATTGGCAAGATTGCCTTTACAGGTGAAACGACAACAGGTCGCTTAATTATGCAATATGCTTCTCAAAACCTTATTCCTGTAACATTAGAATTAGGTGGTAAATCCCCAAATATCTTCTTTGAGGATATTATGGATGAAGATGATTCCTTCTTAGATAAAGCAGTAGAAGGCTTTGTATTATTTGCGCTAAACCAAGGGGAAGTATGTACATGTCCTTCTCGTGCCCTAATTCAGGAGTCCATTTACGATAAATTTATGGAGCGTGTTTTACAGCGTGTAGAGGCTATTAAAGTTGGTAACCCACTTGATCCAAATACAATGATGGGTGCACAGGCTTCAAGCGAGCAAATGGAAAAAATTCTTTCATATTTAGATATCGGTAAGCAGGAAGGTGCTGAATGTCTAATTGGAGGGGAGAAAAATAATGTAGGCGAAGGCTTTGAAAATGGCTACTACATTAAACCAACTGTCTTCAAGGGGCATAATAAAATGCGTATTTTCCAAGAGGAAATTTTCGGACCAGTTGTTGCAGTAACAACGTTTAAAACGAAAGAGGAAGCATTAGAAATCGCTAATGATACATTATATGGTTTAGGCTCAGGTATTTGGACAAGAGATATGAATACAGCCTACCGCTTTGGTCGTGGTATTGAAGCAGGGCGTGTTTGGACAAACTGTTACCACGCTTATCCTGCACATGCTGCATTTGGCGGTTATAAAATGTCTGGTGTCGGCCGTGAAAACCATAAAATGATGCTAGCTCATTACCAACAAACGAAAAACCTACTTGTTAGCTATAGCGAAAACAAACTTGGCTTCTTCTAA